A section of the Triticum dicoccoides isolate Atlit2015 ecotype Zavitan chromosome 7A, WEW_v2.0, whole genome shotgun sequence genome encodes:
- the LOC119334590 gene encoding E3 ubiquitin-protein ligase SINAT3-like isoform X3, with protein MSELGSRAAVRRRAEAGVRACAMDVDNIECLLLPDADMDADDVDLALHPHGGIFAAAAASHPAAYPKAAIGAVGIVAPRSSVHELLECPVCTNSMYPLIHQ; from the exons TCGCCGGCGGGCTGAGGCGGGCGTCCGGGCGTGTGCCATGGACGTGGACAACATTGAGTGCCTCTTGCTGCCCGACGCCGACATGGATGCGGACGATGTCGACCTCGCCCTCCACCCGCACGGCGggatcttcgccgccgccgccgcctcccacccggCCGCCTACCCCAAGGCCGCCATCGGCGCAGTTGGCATCGTCGCGCCGCGGAGTAGCGTGCACGAGCTGCTCGAGTGCCCCGTCTGCACCAACTCCATGTACCCGCTGATCCACCAG taa
- the LOC119334590 gene encoding E3 ubiquitin-protein ligase SINAT3-like isoform X1: MSELGSRAAVRRRAEAGVRACAMDVDNIECLLLPDADMDADDVDLALHPHGGIFAAAAASHPAAYPKAAIGAVGIVAPRSSVHELLECPVCTNSMYPLIHQIVDAMSETVQFWMTQTGSS, translated from the exons TCGCCGGCGGGCTGAGGCGGGCGTCCGGGCGTGTGCCATGGACGTGGACAACATTGAGTGCCTCTTGCTGCCCGACGCCGACATGGATGCGGACGATGTCGACCTCGCCCTCCACCCGCACGGCGggatcttcgccgccgccgccgcctcccacccggCCGCCTACCCCAAGGCCGCCATCGGCGCAGTTGGCATCGTCGCGCCGCGGAGTAGCGTGCACGAGCTGCTCGAGTGCCCCGTCTGCACCAACTCCATGTACCCGCTGATCCACCAG ATTGTGGATGCCATGTCTGAAACTGTTCAATTTTGGATGACTCAAACCGGCTCTAGCTAG
- the LOC119334590 gene encoding E3 ubiquitin-protein ligase SINAT3-like isoform X2 has translation MSELGSRAAVRRRAEAGVRACAMDVDNIECLLLPDADMDADDVDLALHPHGGIFAAAAASHPAAYPKAAIGAVGIVAPRSSVHELLECPVCTNSMYPLIHQPLWRI, from the exons TCGCCGGCGGGCTGAGGCGGGCGTCCGGGCGTGTGCCATGGACGTGGACAACATTGAGTGCCTCTTGCTGCCCGACGCCGACATGGATGCGGACGATGTCGACCTCGCCCTCCACCCGCACGGCGggatcttcgccgccgccgccgcctcccacccggCCGCCTACCCCAAGGCCGCCATCGGCGCAGTTGGCATCGTCGCGCCGCGGAGTAGCGTGCACGAGCTGCTCGAGTGCCCCGTCTGCACCAACTCCATGTACCCGCTGATCCACCAG CCCTTATGGAGGATATAA